A region from the Cellvibrio sp. PSBB006 genome encodes:
- a CDS encoding restriction endonuclease, with product MSWKEYEIYITRHLQRLFPETDIQHNVRREGLISKTKRQIDILIEGRVAGFDLKIIVDCKYFNKKVDVKDVESFLSFLQDLKASKGILITNNGYSEAAYNRATYDTQDIELRIIDFGDLENFQGFLAIPYSKSECAIVSAPPGWIVDASGGNGYVASFYPAGLSQDEAFHTSSFLYLAFSHKDKDCPDLPDLLTKQNDGARKHYKNPKIEHLDTVQREDCSLTLRVIDTVEMGDTIEYSIFLDYPNVILYMTLLTKRVEEKKSLRKLEWIAEKLIKGNVILDRSKRPINVQL from the coding sequence ATGAGCTGGAAAGAATACGAAATATACATAACACGTCATCTTCAAAGACTATTTCCCGAGACGGACATTCAGCATAATGTGCGTCGTGAAGGACTTATTTCTAAAACAAAACGACAAATCGATATTTTAATTGAAGGCAGAGTGGCCGGTTTCGATCTTAAAATTATTGTTGATTGTAAATACTTCAATAAGAAGGTCGACGTTAAGGATGTTGAGTCATTCTTGAGCTTTCTTCAAGACTTAAAAGCAAGCAAAGGAATACTGATTACAAATAATGGCTATTCCGAGGCTGCGTACAACCGAGCAACCTATGACACCCAAGATATTGAGTTAAGAATTATTGATTTTGGTGACCTTGAGAACTTTCAAGGGTTTCTGGCTATCCCCTATTCGAAATCAGAGTGCGCAATAGTTTCCGCACCACCTGGTTGGATTGTCGATGCTTCCGGTGGAAACGGATATGTAGCTTCATTCTATCCAGCCGGACTATCACAAGATGAGGCATTTCATACATCTTCGTTTTTGTATTTGGCCTTTAGCCATAAAGATAAGGATTGCCCGGATTTGCCAGATCTTCTTACAAAGCAAAATGACGGAGCTCGAAAACATTACAAGAATCCGAAAATTGAGCACTTGGATACAGTGCAACGAGAGGATTGTTCTCTAACTTTGAGAGTTATAGATACTGTCGAGATGGGCGACACTATTGAATACTCAATATTCTTAGATTACCCAAATGTGATTCTATATATGACGCTACTAACGAAGCGAGTTGAAGAGAAAAAATCTCTTAGAAAGCTAGAGTGGATCGCTGAAAAACTTATAAAGGGAAACGTAATTTTGGATCGAAGTAAGCGGCCAATCAATGTGCAGCTATAA